Proteins encoded in a region of the Altererythrobacter ishigakiensis genome:
- a CDS encoding glutamate synthase subunit beta, with the protein MGKETGFLELDRRDRDYLDPTERLGNYREFVIQPDDVTLKSQASRCMNCGIPYCHNGCPVNNIIPDWNHLVYEGDWRNALDVLHSTNNFPEFTGRICPAPCEAACTLNITDQPVTIKSIECAIVDRGWEEGWITPQVSEKKTGKSVAVVGSGPAGMACAQQLARAGHAVTVFEKSDRIGGLLRYGIPDFKMEKHLINRRAVQMEAEGVEFKTSKEVGVDVSFKSLQENFDAVVLAGGAEDARALAIPGAEMNGVRLAMEFLTQQNKRNAGDDEVRAAPRGSLLATGKKVVVIGGGDTGSDCVGTSNRQGAESVVQLEIMPKPPEKEDKALTWPDWPLKLRTSSSHEEGVERDWAVLTKRVVGDGETVTGLECVRVEWKDGAMQEVEGSEFTIEADLILLAMGFVGPKKAGLLDQAGVELTGRGNVDADTNSYATSVENVFACGDMRRGQSLVVWAIREGRQAARAVDEALMGVSELPR; encoded by the coding sequence ATGGGCAAGGAAACAGGCTTCCTGGAACTCGACCGCCGCGATCGCGACTATCTCGATCCGACAGAGCGACTGGGCAATTACCGTGAGTTTGTCATCCAGCCGGATGATGTCACGCTGAAATCGCAGGCCAGCCGCTGCATGAACTGTGGAATTCCATATTGTCACAACGGTTGCCCGGTGAACAATATCATCCCGGACTGGAATCATCTTGTCTACGAGGGTGACTGGCGGAACGCGCTCGACGTGCTCCATTCAACCAACAATTTCCCTGAATTCACGGGACGGATTTGTCCCGCTCCGTGCGAAGCAGCGTGCACGCTCAACATCACTGACCAGCCTGTCACGATCAAATCAATCGAGTGCGCGATTGTCGATCGGGGTTGGGAAGAGGGCTGGATTACCCCTCAGGTGTCTGAAAAGAAGACCGGCAAGTCCGTGGCCGTGGTCGGATCTGGCCCCGCCGGCATGGCCTGCGCACAGCAGCTCGCTCGCGCTGGGCATGCAGTGACTGTGTTTGAGAAGTCGGACCGGATCGGCGGACTGCTGCGATACGGCATCCCTGACTTCAAGATGGAGAAGCATCTCATCAACCGCCGCGCGGTTCAGATGGAAGCCGAGGGGGTCGAATTCAAAACCTCCAAAGAGGTGGGTGTCGATGTTTCCTTCAAGAGCTTGCAGGAAAACTTTGACGCTGTGGTCTTGGCTGGTGGCGCTGAAGACGCGCGCGCTCTTGCCATCCCCGGTGCTGAGATGAACGGCGTACGCTTGGCGATGGAATTCCTGACCCAGCAAAACAAGCGCAACGCTGGCGATGATGAAGTGCGTGCGGCACCGCGCGGTAGTTTGCTCGCGACCGGCAAGAAGGTTGTCGTGATCGGCGGCGGAGACACCGGCAGCGACTGTGTCGGCACATCGAACAGGCAAGGTGCGGAAAGCGTGGTCCAATTGGAGATCATGCCCAAGCCGCCGGAAAAGGAAGACAAGGCGCTGACTTGGCCCGATTGGCCGCTCAAGCTCCGGACGTCCTCCAGCCATGAGGAAGGCGTAGAGCGCGATTGGGCTGTCCTGACTAAACGTGTGGTTGGCGATGGCGAAACCGTCACCGGGCTGGAATGCGTGCGTGTCGAATGGAAAGACGGCGCGATGCAGGAAGTCGAAGGCTCAGAATTCACCATCGAAGCCGATCTGATTCTGCTTGCTATGGGCTTTGTCGGGCCGAAAAAGGCGGGCCTGCTTGATCAGGCCGGGGTTGAGCTGACGGGCCGCGGTAACGTTGATGCGGATACAAACAGCTACGCGACCAGCGTTGAGAACGTGTTTGCTTGCGGCGATATGCGCCGCGGGCAATCACTGGTCGTGTGGGCGATCCGTGAAGGGCGACAGGCTGCTCGTGCCGTTGACGAAGCATTGATGGGTGTTTCAGAGCTGCCGCGGTAA
- the gltB gene encoding glutamate synthase large subunit — translation MGYPTPQGLYDPRNEHDACGVGFVAHIKGEQSHKIVTQALEILKNIDHRGAVGADPLLGDGAGILLQIPDPLIRKWAKAQDKNLPDPGDYGVAMCFMPQDEAARAFVTEQFEKFTAKEGQKLIGWRDVPLTLDGLGKAVVDSMPVIQQAIIARGDDCADQDAFERKLIVIRKQTLNPLGALAEKHDLPGLTQTYMPSFSSRTIVYKGLLLADQVGGFYDDLRDPDCISALGLVHQRFSTNTFPSWRLAHPYRLIAHNGEINTVRGNVNWMNARRRTMESSLLGVDLDKMWPLIPHGQSDTACLDNALELLLAGGYSLAHAMMMLMPEAWAKNELMDPDRRAFYEYHAALMEPWDGPAAVAFTDGRQIGATLDRNGLRPARFCVTKDDIVCLASESGVLPFPEEDIVRKWRLQPGKMLLIDFEQGRIIEDAELKADLASAQPYEKWLNQAQYKLDDLDLIDPEFAELPQDENQDTPTLLQAQQAFGYTQEDVNRFLEPMAVKGDDPIGSMGTDTPIAVLSNRSRLLYDYFKQNFAQVTNPPIDPIREELVMSLLSMIGPRPNLLGMDAGTHKRLEISQPILTNEDLAKIRSVEVALDGAFRTETIDMTWRASKGAKGLKMALKEMCWAATEAVLQDKNILVLSDRKQGPDRIAMPALLATAAVHHHLVRQGLRMQTGLVVETGEAREVHHYCVLAGYGAEAINPYIAFETLEDLRAKKHPKLTYDEVQKNYIKAVGKGILKVMSKMGISTYQSYCGAQIFDAVGLSSDFIESYFTGTATTIEGVGLKEVAEETVRRHAQAYGDNPLYKNMLDVGGIYQYRLRGEDHAWTPENVAFLQHAVRGNKHDDYESFAKSVNEQSERLLTIRGLMEFKKADEAIPLNEVEPASEIVKRFSTGAMSFGSISHEAHSTLAIAMNRIGGRSNTGEGGEEPERFKPMDNGDSMRSRIKQVASGRFGVTTEYLVNSDDIQIKMAQGAKPGEGGQLPGHKVDKRIGAVRHSTPGVGLISPPPHHDIYSIEDLAQLIHDLKNTNPVARISVKLVSEVGVGTVAAGVSKARADHVTIAGYDGGTGASPLTSLTHAGSPWEIGLAETQQTLLLNDLRSRIAVQVDGGLRTGRDVAIGALLGADEFGFATAPLIAAGCIMMRKCHLNTCPVGVATQDPVLRARFTGQPEHVINYFFFVAEELRQIMAEMGFRTVEEMVGRVDKLDMRRVDRHWKAAGVNLTRLLTKVDIPEEAPLHNSETQDHGLSAAMDNELISACKDAITEGKPVQIDREIRNVNRTVGTMLSGEIAKAYGHDGLPPDTIRINLTGVAGQSFAAWLAHGVTLDLTGDANDYVGKGLSGGRVIVKQPGGVARDPSDNIIVGNTVLYGAIAGEAYFEGVAGERFAVRNSGAIAVVEGAGDHACEYMTGGVVVVLGQTGRNFAAGMSGGVAYVYDPEGKFEQLVNPAQVDLVPMTGARDEEDGTGRPAQRPVSVHDFGMGDMLRHDAERLKILIERHKLHTGSAKAAAILGDWDAEVSKFVKVMPRDYERALRQLEAEREEAASVAAE, via the coding sequence ATGGGATACCCAACGCCCCAGGGATTGTACGACCCGCGTAACGAGCACGACGCCTGCGGCGTTGGCTTTGTCGCGCACATCAAAGGCGAGCAATCGCATAAGATCGTCACGCAGGCGTTGGAGATTCTCAAGAACATTGACCACCGCGGCGCGGTTGGGGCTGACCCATTGTTGGGCGACGGTGCAGGAATCCTGCTGCAGATCCCTGATCCGCTGATCCGCAAATGGGCTAAGGCTCAAGACAAAAATTTACCCGATCCTGGCGATTACGGCGTTGCCATGTGCTTCATGCCGCAAGACGAAGCGGCGCGCGCGTTCGTTACAGAGCAATTCGAGAAATTTACCGCCAAGGAAGGCCAGAAACTGATTGGCTGGCGCGATGTCCCTTTGACACTTGATGGCTTGGGCAAGGCAGTCGTGGATTCGATGCCAGTGATCCAGCAAGCAATCATTGCCCGCGGCGATGACTGCGCCGATCAGGATGCATTCGAACGCAAGCTGATCGTGATCCGCAAGCAAACGCTTAACCCGTTGGGTGCACTGGCTGAGAAGCACGATCTACCGGGTCTCACGCAAACCTATATGCCCAGCTTCTCAAGCAGGACGATTGTCTACAAGGGCCTGTTGCTGGCCGATCAGGTTGGCGGCTTCTACGATGATTTGCGCGACCCGGATTGTATCAGCGCACTGGGTCTCGTCCATCAGCGCTTCAGCACCAACACATTCCCCAGCTGGCGCTTGGCGCACCCTTACCGGCTGATCGCACACAATGGTGAGATCAATACGGTGCGTGGCAATGTTAACTGGATGAATGCACGCCGACGGACGATGGAATCCTCGCTGCTTGGTGTAGACCTGGATAAAATGTGGCCGCTAATCCCGCATGGCCAATCTGACACGGCGTGCCTCGACAACGCGTTGGAGCTGCTTCTTGCGGGCGGATACAGCCTGGCGCATGCGATGATGATGCTGATGCCGGAGGCGTGGGCCAAGAATGAGCTGATGGACCCGGATCGGCGCGCATTCTACGAATATCATGCGGCCCTGATGGAGCCATGGGACGGCCCGGCGGCTGTCGCATTCACCGATGGCCGCCAGATTGGTGCGACGCTGGACCGCAATGGCCTGAGGCCCGCGCGTTTCTGCGTCACCAAGGACGATATCGTGTGCTTGGCTTCGGAAAGCGGTGTGCTGCCGTTCCCGGAAGAAGACATCGTGCGCAAGTGGCGCTTGCAGCCGGGCAAGATGTTGCTGATCGACTTCGAACAGGGCCGTATCATCGAAGATGCGGAACTAAAGGCCGATCTTGCGAGCGCGCAGCCATACGAGAAGTGGCTCAATCAAGCACAGTACAAGCTGGACGATCTGGACTTGATCGACCCTGAGTTCGCCGAACTGCCGCAAGATGAAAATCAGGACACGCCGACGCTGCTGCAAGCGCAACAGGCCTTCGGATACACGCAAGAAGATGTGAATCGCTTCCTTGAGCCAATGGCAGTGAAGGGCGATGACCCGATCGGATCGATGGGCACAGACACGCCGATCGCTGTGCTGTCAAACCGTTCACGGTTGCTATACGATTACTTCAAGCAGAATTTCGCGCAGGTCACCAATCCGCCGATCGATCCGATCCGCGAAGAGCTGGTGATGAGCTTGCTATCGATGATCGGCCCCCGTCCAAACCTGTTGGGCATGGATGCAGGTACGCACAAGCGGCTCGAGATCAGCCAACCGATCCTAACCAATGAAGATCTTGCCAAAATACGATCGGTCGAGGTCGCGCTGGACGGTGCGTTCCGCACGGAAACGATCGACATGACCTGGCGTGCCAGCAAGGGTGCCAAGGGCCTCAAGATGGCGCTGAAGGAAATGTGCTGGGCCGCAACAGAGGCCGTGCTGCAGGACAAGAACATTCTGGTGCTGTCTGACCGCAAGCAAGGGCCGGATCGCATCGCCATGCCAGCGTTGCTGGCCACCGCCGCCGTGCACCATCATCTGGTTCGCCAGGGACTGCGCATGCAGACCGGCCTGGTGGTGGAAACCGGCGAAGCGCGCGAGGTGCATCACTACTGCGTGTTGGCAGGTTACGGCGCAGAAGCGATCAACCCCTATATCGCTTTTGAAACACTGGAGGATCTTCGCGCGAAGAAGCATCCTAAGTTGACCTATGATGAAGTGCAGAAGAACTACATCAAGGCGGTCGGCAAAGGCATCCTAAAGGTCATGTCCAAGATGGGCATCTCGACCTACCAGTCTTACTGCGGCGCGCAGATTTTTGATGCGGTCGGCCTGTCGAGCGACTTCATCGAAAGCTATTTCACCGGTACTGCGACCACAATCGAAGGCGTTGGCCTTAAGGAAGTGGCCGAGGAAACCGTGCGCCGCCATGCGCAAGCCTATGGCGACAATCCTTTGTACAAGAACATGCTCGATGTGGGCGGTATCTACCAGTACCGCTTGCGCGGCGAGGACCACGCCTGGACCCCCGAGAATGTCGCGTTCTTGCAGCACGCAGTGCGCGGCAACAAGCATGACGACTACGAGTCATTCGCCAAGAGCGTAAATGAGCAATCAGAGCGGTTGCTCACTATCCGCGGGCTGATGGAATTCAAGAAGGCGGATGAGGCCATCCCTCTGAATGAAGTCGAGCCGGCAAGCGAAATCGTAAAGCGGTTCAGCACCGGCGCGATGAGCTTCGGCTCGATCAGCCATGAAGCGCACTCGACACTTGCTATCGCAATGAACCGCATCGGTGGCCGTTCCAACACCGGTGAAGGCGGCGAGGAGCCCGAACGCTTCAAGCCAATGGACAATGGCGATTCGATGCGTAGTCGCATCAAACAAGTCGCATCGGGCCGCTTTGGCGTTACGACCGAATATCTCGTCAATTCGGACGATATCCAGATCAAGATGGCGCAAGGTGCGAAGCCGGGCGAAGGCGGTCAGCTACCCGGTCACAAGGTGGACAAGCGGATCGGCGCGGTACGCCATTCGACTCCGGGCGTGGGCTTGATCTCACCGCCGCCGCACCACGATATCTATTCGATCGAGGATCTGGCGCAGTTGATCCACGATCTCAAGAACACCAACCCGGTCGCGCGCATTTCGGTAAAGCTCGTTTCCGAAGTGGGCGTTGGCACCGTTGCCGCCGGCGTTTCGAAGGCGCGCGCGGACCATGTGACGATTGCGGGCTATGATGGCGGGACCGGCGCTTCGCCGCTCACCAGCCTGACGCACGCAGGATCGCCATGGGAAATCGGCCTGGCAGAGACGCAGCAGACCCTGCTCTTGAACGATTTGCGTTCACGCATTGCGGTGCAGGTCGACGGCGGTCTGCGTACAGGGCGTGATGTTGCCATCGGCGCGCTGCTTGGTGCGGATGAATTCGGATTTGCCACCGCGCCCCTGATCGCTGCAGGCTGCATCATGATGCGCAAGTGTCACTTGAACACTTGTCCGGTCGGAGTGGCGACACAAGACCCCGTGTTGCGGGCGCGCTTCACCGGCCAGCCAGAGCATGTGATCAACTACTTCTTCTTTGTCGCGGAAGAGCTTCGCCAGATCATGGCGGAAATGGGCTTCCGTACAGTTGAAGAGATGGTCGGCCGTGTCGACAAGCTCGACATGCGCCGGGTTGATCGCCACTGGAAGGCTGCGGGCGTCAATCTGACCCGATTGCTCACGAAAGTGGACATCCCGGAAGAAGCACCGTTGCACAACTCGGAAACGCAGGACCATGGCCTTTCCGCGGCAATGGACAATGAACTGATTTCGGCCTGCAAGGATGCGATCACTGAAGGCAAACCGGTTCAGATTGACCGCGAAATTCGCAATGTGAACCGCACCGTCGGCACGATGCTGTCTGGTGAAATCGCCAAGGCCTATGGCCATGACGGCCTGCCGCCAGACACGATCCGGATCAATCTGACGGGTGTTGCGGGGCAAAGCTTCGCAGCATGGCTGGCACATGGCGTGACACTTGATCTGACCGGCGATGCCAATGACTATGTTGGCAAGGGGCTTTCAGGCGGTCGTGTGATCGTGAAGCAGCCGGGAGGCGTTGCCCGGGATCCGTCAGACAACATCATTGTTGGCAACACTGTGCTCTACGGTGCGATTGCAGGCGAAGCCTATTTCGAAGGCGTCGCGGGCGAACGTTTCGCAGTGCGCAATTCCGGCGCGATTGCTGTCGTCGAGGGCGCTGGCGATCACGCATGCGAATATATGACCGGCGGCGTAGTCGTGGTGCTGGGACAAACAGGCCGAAACTTCGCAGCCGGGATGAGCGGCGGCGTTGCATACGTCTATGACCCCGAAGGCAAGTTCGAACAGCTGGTCAATCCGGCTCAAGTCGACCTTGTGCCGATGACTGGCGCGCGCGATGAGGAAGACGGCACAGGCCGTCCCGCTCAACGCCCTGTTAGCGTGCACGATTTTGGCATGGGCGACATGCTCCGCCACGATGCAGAGCGTCTCAAGATCCTGATCGAACGTCACAAGCTGCACACAGGCAGTGCCAAGGCCGCTGCGATCCTTGGCGATTGGGATGCCGAGGTCAGCAAATTCGTCAAAGTCATGCCGCGCGACTATGAACGCGCATTGCGTCAACTCGAAGCCGAGCGCGAAGAAGCCGCTTCGGTTGCAGCAGAATAA
- the ung gene encoding uracil-DNA glycosylase, translating into MSEAIPDSWRPALEPVLAKPEARKLGGWLRAEEEAGKAIFPPRGERLAALAMTPLDSVRVVILGQDPYHGPGQAHGLSFSVREGVKLPPSLRNIYQEIESDLGVKPPANGDLTRWATQGVLLLNNTLTVESGQAGSHAGRGWDAITDACVAAVVEQGLPTVFILWGSHAQKKAGRVQGLGAGNNHLIIKSPHPSPLSAHRGFFGSKPFSQTNAFLESHGRGRIAW; encoded by the coding sequence ATGAGTGAAGCGATCCCTGACAGTTGGAGGCCTGCGCTGGAGCCAGTTCTGGCTAAGCCCGAAGCGCGCAAGTTAGGCGGCTGGCTGCGCGCAGAAGAGGAGGCGGGCAAAGCGATTTTTCCGCCGCGCGGGGAAAGGCTGGCGGCACTTGCAATGACTCCGCTTGATTCAGTGCGGGTCGTCATTTTGGGGCAGGATCCGTACCATGGCCCCGGACAAGCGCATGGGCTTTCGTTCTCGGTACGCGAGGGCGTCAAACTACCGCCAAGCTTGCGCAATATATATCAGGAAATTGAAAGCGATCTGGGTGTAAAGCCCCCAGCAAATGGCGACCTGACCCGGTGGGCTACACAGGGCGTATTGCTGCTCAACAACACACTCACAGTCGAATCGGGTCAAGCAGGCAGCCATGCCGGGCGCGGATGGGATGCGATCACTGATGCCTGTGTGGCGGCAGTTGTGGAGCAAGGCTTGCCAACGGTGTTCATCCTGTGGGGCAGCCATGCACAAAAGAAAGCTGGTCGGGTGCAGGGACTTGGGGCCGGCAATAATCACCTGATCATCAAGAGCCCGCACCCCAGCCCATTGTCAGCGCACCGTGGCTTCTTTGGTTCGAAGCCGTTCAGTCAAACGAATGCATTTCTTGAGTCACATGGTCGGGGGCGTATTGCGTGGTGA
- a CDS encoding enoyl-CoA hydratase, whose product MSEDLVLLDIEDGVATVTLNRPQAMNALSKALRSQLYQVMKQVDGDDSVRAVILTGAGERAFTAGLDLKELGSEEGALGAANAEGADENPVKAIELCRKPVIGAINGVAITGGFEVAIACDVLIASTNARFADTHARVGIVPGWGLSQKLSRMIGISRAKELSFTGNFLDAQTAKVWGLVNHVVEPVELLPLARKLANDMASIDPAFLAQYKKLIDDGYARSFSDGMALEAELSSAANSAVTPEEVEARREAVQARARQQD is encoded by the coding sequence ATGAGCGAAGATCTGGTGTTGCTTGATATCGAGGATGGCGTGGCCACGGTCACGCTCAACCGCCCGCAAGCAATGAACGCGCTTTCGAAAGCGCTTCGTTCGCAGCTCTATCAAGTCATGAAGCAAGTCGATGGCGATGATAGCGTGCGCGCCGTTATCCTTACCGGAGCTGGCGAGCGCGCGTTTACTGCGGGACTCGATTTGAAAGAGCTGGGCAGTGAAGAGGGCGCATTGGGCGCCGCCAATGCGGAAGGCGCGGACGAAAATCCGGTCAAGGCGATCGAGTTGTGCCGGAAGCCGGTGATAGGTGCGATCAACGGCGTGGCGATCACCGGCGGATTCGAAGTCGCGATTGCTTGCGATGTTCTGATCGCGAGCACCAATGCGCGATTTGCCGATACCCATGCGCGGGTCGGGATTGTGCCGGGCTGGGGGCTCTCGCAGAAGCTTTCCCGCATGATTGGGATCAGCCGCGCGAAAGAGCTAAGCTTTACCGGCAATTTTCTCGATGCGCAGACTGCTAAGGTTTGGGGGCTGGTGAATCATGTGGTGGAGCCGGTCGAATTGCTGCCATTGGCGCGGAAGCTGGCCAATGACATGGCAAGCATCGATCCGGCGTTTCTTGCACAGTACAAGAAGCTGATTGATGATGGCTATGCTCGAAGTTTTTCCGACGGAATGGCGCTGGAGGCCGAACTGTCCTCCGCCGCCAATTCAGCTGTCACACCGGAGGAAGTCGAAGCGCGGCGCGAAGCCGTGCAAGCGAGGGCGCGTCAACAAGACTAA
- a CDS encoding carbohydrate porin translates to MVVALAARISRTKQFIGCAFGAVAIAMFSSSPVLAEEPHNLESAYGNEFTKETGTVGPVESSNGASVNSDNAAAPAASVPPEPPQTAPVKFKLVTSQFVDMPAQGSAAETLRYSGRADAYLDISGSAFGGDDSLTLTVRPEYTWGKDSNGEIGLIPNNTALFRGEGRGDFDLSVSVSKRWNSGAKLIVGKVNVLDQGAKLPVVGSDGHYGFQNLSMALPPSAIIPNTITGALLEVPTEKVLYRLWVYDPDSQYQRSGFETAFESGVGFLGSVTFPVKIGGKPGYYALKLSGSTRDDINADSLPSVLIPSPGSGFGKKKGEFAAVLAGYQYLDVYPEAPGKGWGIFGQVYMSNGDPTFLDRSAMLGISGNPRFRPQDRFGAAWFRYSLTNQLVRALDQRLALQDEEGVEYFYTLGLSSNVQVTANIQVIDSAVAARDTGVMAGLRLTTQF, encoded by the coding sequence ATGGTGGTCGCATTGGCTGCGCGGATTTCGCGCACGAAGCAGTTTATCGGTTGCGCCTTTGGCGCGGTGGCGATTGCAATGTTTTCGTCCAGCCCTGTTTTGGCTGAAGAGCCGCACAACCTTGAGTCGGCATACGGCAACGAATTCACGAAGGAAACGGGTACAGTCGGGCCGGTTGAATCCAGCAACGGCGCGAGCGTGAATTCGGATAACGCCGCGGCGCCAGCCGCGTCTGTTCCGCCCGAACCGCCTCAAACGGCTCCGGTCAAGTTCAAGCTGGTCACCTCTCAGTTCGTTGACATGCCAGCGCAGGGCAGCGCAGCCGAAACTCTGCGCTATTCAGGCCGGGCTGATGCATATCTGGACATATCCGGTAGCGCATTTGGCGGCGATGACAGCCTAACGCTAACCGTTCGTCCCGAATACACCTGGGGCAAGGATTCGAACGGCGAGATTGGCCTGATCCCGAACAATACTGCGTTGTTCCGCGGTGAAGGGCGTGGCGACTTTGATTTATCTGTGAGCGTTTCAAAGCGCTGGAATTCTGGCGCGAAGCTTATAGTGGGCAAGGTCAACGTGCTCGACCAAGGTGCCAAACTGCCAGTAGTGGGCAGCGACGGGCACTACGGTTTTCAGAACCTGTCGATGGCGCTGCCACCTTCCGCGATCATCCCTAATACGATCACCGGAGCACTGCTCGAAGTGCCGACAGAGAAGGTTCTCTATCGGCTTTGGGTCTACGATCCGGATTCACAGTACCAGCGCAGCGGTTTTGAAACAGCGTTCGAGAGCGGTGTGGGCTTTTTGGGCTCTGTGACTTTCCCGGTGAAGATCGGCGGGAAGCCGGGATACTATGCGCTAAAGCTCTCGGGCTCGACACGTGATGACATCAATGCTGACTCGCTGCCCTCTGTCCTCATCCCATCGCCGGGATCGGGTTTTGGCAAAAAGAAAGGCGAGTTCGCCGCGGTGCTCGCTGGATACCAGTACCTCGACGTTTATCCCGAGGCTCCCGGAAAAGGCTGGGGCATTTTTGGACAGGTCTATATGTCGAACGGCGACCCCACCTTCCTTGATCGCAGTGCGATGCTGGGCATTTCGGGCAACCCGCGTTTTCGTCCGCAAGACCGGTTTGGCGCGGCGTGGTTCCGATATTCGCTGACCAATCAGCTTGTCCGCGCGCTTGATCAGCGCCTTGCTCTGCAAGATGAGGAGGGCGTGGAGTATTTCTACACGCTCGGTCTGTCCAGCAATGTCCAGGTGACTGCAAACATTCAGGTCATCGACAGCGCGGTTGCCGCGCGCGACACCGGCGTGATGGCCGGGCTCAGGCTAACCACTCAGTTTTAG
- a CDS encoding LPS export ABC transporter periplasmic protein LptC: MELHSRIETQEAKQLRSQRQHFAAPGGSHDRLVRFLSKALPMGVGIVAALMVITPLSPGSEVSFLLDRNKVAMIDERLSVSNAMYRGQDDSGRPFSLTAGEAVQRSSAEGIVRMRDMMAQILLRDGPARISADGGAYDIDTEVMSVDGLLRLSSADGYSMTARGVSVDLQSRVMTGSGRVQGEVPAGAFEADSIELDIDERRISLRGNARLTMSPGELRVP; encoded by the coding sequence ATGGAACTTCACAGCCGCATAGAAACCCAGGAAGCCAAGCAGTTGCGCAGCCAGCGTCAGCATTTCGCTGCGCCTGGTGGTTCGCATGATCGTCTGGTCCGGTTTCTGAGCAAGGCTCTGCCGATGGGCGTCGGAATCGTCGCGGCGCTCATGGTGATCACACCACTTTCGCCGGGAAGCGAAGTCAGCTTCCTGCTTGATCGCAACAAGGTAGCGATGATCGATGAACGGCTCTCGGTATCCAACGCCATGTATCGCGGGCAGGATGACAGCGGGAGACCGTTCTCCTTGACCGCGGGCGAGGCGGTGCAACGCTCCAGCGCGGAGGGGATAGTCAGGATGCGCGACATGATGGCGCAGATTTTGCTGAGGGACGGGCCCGCTCGGATCAGTGCCGATGGCGGAGCCTATGACATAGACACTGAAGTCATGTCGGTAGACGGGCTGCTACGCCTTTCTTCTGCAGATGGATATTCCATGACGGCACGCGGTGTTTCAGTTGACCTGCAGTCCCGTGTGATGACGGGATCCGGGCGTGTGCAGGGCGAAGTGCCTGCTGGCGCGTTCGAGGCCGACAGCATCGAATTAGATATAGACGAGCGCAGAATATCACTGCGCGGCAACGCACGTCTGACCATGAGCCCAGGCGAATTGAGGGTACCGTAA
- a CDS encoding ribonuclease D — protein sequence MAVYFHEEDLPADVLTGDAPLAVDTETMGLITHRDRLCVVQISDGSGDEHLVRFGPESPYDAPNLKALLGDPNRLKLYHFARFDLAAIEYYLGVIAAPVFCTKIASKLVRTYTDRHGLKNLVDEVLNENLSKVQQSSDWGGPELNDAQRDYAASDVRFLHRLREELIKRLEREGRMDIAQACFDFLPTRAKLDIAGWPDHDIFSHS from the coding sequence ATGGCTGTATATTTTCATGAAGAAGACTTGCCCGCCGACGTTTTGACCGGCGATGCGCCGCTTGCGGTGGATACTGAAACCATGGGTTTGATCACACATCGGGATCGGCTGTGCGTCGTGCAAATAAGCGATGGCAGCGGCGATGAACACCTGGTTCGGTTCGGCCCGGAAAGCCCCTATGACGCGCCAAACCTAAAGGCACTGTTAGGCGATCCCAATCGCTTGAAGCTCTATCATTTTGCGCGATTCGATCTGGCAGCGATCGAATATTACCTTGGCGTCATAGCCGCACCGGTGTTTTGCACCAAGATCGCCAGCAAGCTGGTGCGCACCTACACCGATAGGCATGGACTCAAGAATCTCGTCGACGAAGTCTTGAACGAAAATCTATCCAAGGTTCAGCAATCAAGCGACTGGGGCGGGCCAGAGCTGAACGATGCACAGCGTGATTATGCCGCATCTGATGTTCGTTTCTTACATCGCTTGCGAGAGGAGCTGATCAAACGGTTGGAACGCGAAGGTCGCATGGATATCGCGCAAGCCTGTTTCGACTTTCTGCCAACTCGCGCAAAGCTCGATATCGCTGGCTGGCCGGACCACGACATATTCAGCCACAGTTGA
- a CDS encoding TraR/DksA C4-type zinc finger protein, producing MVGGVLRGDLVVMNEDDARIALLARRKALDAEDATNADSRETVELQQDSVGRLSRMDAMQQQAMAQATERRRLAERARIAAALERINDGEWGYCLKCGEEIAEKRLRHDPSVANCVNCASGAG from the coding sequence ATGGTCGGGGGCGTATTGCGTGGTGATCTTGTCGTTATGAATGAGGATGATGCCAGAATAGCCTTGCTCGCACGGCGCAAAGCGCTGGATGCGGAGGATGCCACCAATGCGGATTCGCGCGAAACCGTTGAGCTTCAGCAAGATAGTGTCGGGCGTCTTAGCCGAATGGATGCGATGCAACAGCAAGCCATGGCGCAAGCGACCGAGCGGCGACGCTTGGCCGAGCGTGCCCGGATAGCGGCCGCTCTGGAACGGATCAACGATGGCGAGTGGGGCTATTGCCTAAAGTGCGGGGAGGAAATCGCCGAGAAACGGCTTAGGCATGATCCCAGTGTCGCCAATTGCGTGAACTGCGCGAGCGGGGCGGGATAG